From Salvia splendens isolate huo1 chromosome 3, SspV2, whole genome shotgun sequence, a single genomic window includes:
- the LOC121793588 gene encoding hydroxyethylthiazole kinase: MDDETLNQRRQQPKTAANDEKSESWAQLAWTHLECVRNSSSPPLIQCITNLVSMDLVANVLLSAGASPAMIHSIEEIPEFTPKVHALYINVGTLTLAWLPAMKKAAAVANESKRPWVLDPVAAGASAFRLKACLELLTLGPTVVRGNGSEILVLFNGSANANFKGADSMHESTDAIEAAKSLARTYGCIVAVSGAVDIVTDGERVVGAKNGVPMLQKITATGCAVTALIAAFVAVTPSQPFEATAAALSVFGIAGELGMCSAGGPGSLRMHLIDALHSLDRTAVLQRANIANVS, encoded by the exons ATGGACGACGAAACACTCAATCAACGACGGCAACAACCCAAAACCGCCGCCAACGACGAAAAGTCCGAATCTTGGGCCCAGCTAGCGTGGACCCACTTGGAATGCGTACGGAATTCGTCTTCACCGCCGCTAATTCAGTGCATCACAAACCTCGTCTCCATGGATTTGGTCGCTAACGTCCTGCTCTCCGCTGGCGCTTCTCCGGCTATGATACACTCCATCGAAGAGATCCCAGAGTTCACGCCTAAGGTCCACGCTCTCTACATCAACGTCGGAACCCTCACGCTGGCCTGGCTACCGGCGATGAAGAAGGCCGCGGCCGTCGCCAATGAGTCCAAAAGGCCGTGGGTTCTCGACCCCGTCGCCGCTGGAGCTTCCGCTTTCCGACTGAAGGCGTGCTTGGAGCTGCTTACTCTGGGGCCCACTGTTGTTAGGGGCAATGGCTCTGAGATTTTGGTGCTTTTTAATGGCTCTGCTAATGCCAATTTTAAG GGCGCGGACAGCATGCATGAATCAACGGATGCCATTGAAGCAGCAAAGTCCCTGGCTCGAACCTATGGGTGCATAGTTGCAGTGTCTGGAGCCGTGGACATAGTAACAGATGGGGAGCGCGTCGTGGGTGCCAAAAACGGGGTTCCTATGCTGCAGAAGATTACAGCAACAGGATGCGCGGTGACAGCCCTCATTGCTGCTTTCGTGGCAGTGACTCCATCACAGCCGTTTGAAGCCACTGCTGCTGCACTGTCCGTGTTTGGCATTGCTGGCGAACTAGGCATGTGCTCTGCTGGAGGTCCGGGCTCGCTGCGGATGCACTTGATCGACGCGCTTCACAGCCTCGATCGAACTGCTGTTCTTCAAAGAGCGAACATCGCCAACGTTTCGTGA
- the LOC121797013 gene encoding glycine-rich protein 5-like, whose amino-acid sequence MAKLYAIVLIALAIVHASARDVPNDNTKPIEKETVVKTAYAPAAHGVGDEKNFIAYGGGVGGWAGIGYAGGIPLIGGASGIGGVGGLGGLGGIGGAAGGLGGVGGAAGAGGVGGIGVGGHVVP is encoded by the coding sequence atggcAAAGTTGTATGCAATTGTGTTGATCGCACTAGCAATTGTGCATGCAAGTGCAAGAGATGTTCCAAATGATAATACAAAACCTATTGAGAAAGAGACGGTGGTGAAAACTGCTTATGCTCCGGCGGCGCACGGTGTCGGTGATGAGAAAAACTTCATAGCTTATGGCGGCGGCGTTGGTGGCTGGGCTGGCATTGGCTACGCCGGTGGGATACCGCTGATTGGCGGCGCAAGTGGAATTGGAGGGGTAGGTGGGCTAGGGGGTTTGGGAGGGATTGGCGGTGCTGCCGGTGGACTAGGCGGAGTTGGAGGCGCCGCCGGTGCAGGTGGTGTAGGCGGAATTGGAGTTGGCGGCCATGTTGTACCTTGA
- the LOC121796016 gene encoding probable pectate lyase 8, translated as MAMDSKKLAVSLFSAMLFLFFVGAMARVEKSQTAIPRFSEAENLQSSPNSTMAEKLGGNDEDALNEHAVADPEEVVRMVEMATQNSTERRKLGYFSCGTGNPIDDCWRCDANWHKNRKRLADCGIGFGRNAIGGRDGRFYVVTDPNDDNPVNPRPGTLRHAVIQDKPLWIVFKRDMVIKLKQELIMNSFKTIDGRGANVHIAGGGCITIQYVTNVIIHGLHIHDCKPTGNAMVRSSPSHYGWRTMADGDAISIFGSSHVWVDHNSLSNCADGLVDAVMGSTAITISNNYFTHHNEVMLLGHSDSYTRDKQMQVTIAFNHFGEGLIQRMPRCRHGYFHVVNNDYTHWEMYAIGGSASPTINSQGNRYLAPSNPFAKEVTKRVDTNQGQWKGWNWRSAGDLMLNGAYFTPSGAGASASYARASSLGAKSSSMVGTITSGSGVLGCRRGHQC; from the exons ATGGCGATGGATTCGAAGAAATTGGCGGTGTCTCTGTTTTCAGCTATGCTGTTTCTGTTTTTCGTTGGAGCTATGGCGAGAGTTGAGAAATCTCAAACCGCGATACCGAG GTTCAGTGAGGCGGAGAATTTGCAGAGCTCCCCAAACTCAACAATGGCGGAAAA GTTGGGAGGCAATGATGAGGATGCCTTGAATGAACATGCTGTGGCTGATCCAGAAGAGGTTGTGAGAATGGTTGAAAT GGCCACTCAGAACAGCACGGAGAGGCGAAAACTGGGATATTTCTCATGCGGAACCGGTAACCCCATTGACGACTGTTGGCGTTGTGATGCCAATTGGCACAAGAACCGCAAGCGCCTAGCAGACTGTGGCATTGGTTTTGGGCGCAACGCCATTGGAGGCCGTGATGGGCGTTTCTATGTCGTGACTGACCCTAACGATGACAACCCCGTGAACCCCAGGCCGGGAACTCTAAGGCATGCTGTTATCCAAGATAAGCCCCTCTGGATCGTGTTCAAGCGCGATATGGTTATCAAGCTGAAGCAGGAACTGATCATGAACAGTTTCAAGACCATTGATGGGCGTGGCGCGAATGTCCACATAGCTGGTGGAGGCTGCATCACTATCCAGTATGTCACCAATGTGATCATCCATGGCCTCCACATCCATGACTGCAAACCAACTGGCAATGCCATGGTGAGGAGCTCGCCTTCCCACTACGGTTGGAGGACTATGGCTGATGGCGACGCCATTTCCATCTTTGGGTCGAGCCACGTCTGGGTGGATCACAATTCGCTCTCTAACTGTGCAGATGGCCTTGTGGACGCTGTGATGGGATCCACCGCCATTACCATTTCCAACAATTACTTCACCCACCACAATGAG GTTATGCTCTTGGGCCACAGTGACTCCTACACGAGAGACAAGCAAATGCAGGTCACCATTGCCTTCAATCACTTTGGTGAAGGCCTTATTCAGAGAATGCCAAG ATGCCGCCATGGATACTTCCACGTGGTGAACAATGACTACACTCACTGGGAGATGTACGCCATTGGTGGAAGCGCAAGCCCCACGATCAACAGCCAAGGCAACAGATATCTTGCACCAAGCAATCCTTTTGCAAAAGAG GTGACAAAGAGGGTTGACACGAATCAAGGTCAATGGAAGGGGTGGAACTGGAGATCCGCGGGCGACCTCATGCTTAATGGAGCTTACTTCACCCCATCCGGAGCCGGAGCTTCAGCCAGCTATGCAAGAGCTTCAAGCTTAGGCGCCAAGTCATCATCCATGGTAGGAACCATTACATCTGGATCCGGTGTTCTTGGATGCCGCCGTGGTCATCAGTGTTAA